A genomic segment from Spinacia oleracea cultivar Varoflay chromosome 3, BTI_SOV_V1, whole genome shotgun sequence encodes:
- the LOC130470067 gene encoding protein DNA-DAMAGE INDUCIBLE 1-like → MSVEETPKETEEEACHEDEEPRRMSSVYMMYAMGKEGPKTREESINMMYVDLVVNGRNARAMVDTGASHNFVTETEARRLGLVLKKGGGSIKSVNSKAKPILGVAEQVEAKLGDWEGKMNFTAVNMDDFNLVLGLEFLRTSKAVVMPHLNSLLVAGGQTCLVRSTGTPTKTKEKDRFLSAMRVMEPLRKAISQIPPRIRNKRQDASSSQAAPSQKPKTRKTWIHKTLQPIKTQQDSRRLQQPPSTNGAEKTTEFRIGAFSFIFCNSCKSTRASTA, encoded by the coding sequence ATGTCCGTGGAGGAAACCCCAAAAGAGACAGAAGAAGAAGCATGCCATGAGGACGAAGAACCCCGCAGAATGAGTTCCGTCTACATGATGTATGCAATGGGGAAAGAGGGCCCGAAGACAAGAGAGGAATCCATAAACATGATGTACGTGGACCTCGTGGTAAATGGGAGGAATGCTCGAGCCATGGTAGACACCGGCGCCTCTCACAACTTTGTGACCGAAACAGAAGCCCGAAGATTGGGGTTAGTGCTCAAGAAAGGAGGCGGTAGCATAAAATCCGTCAACTCTAAAGCCAAGCCGATTCTCGGTGTGGCAGAACAGGTGGAAGCAAAGTTGGGAGACTGGGAAGGAAAAATGAACTTCACTGCCGTCAACATGGACGACTTCAACCTTGTGCTTGGATTGGAGTTCCTCCGCACCAGCAAAGCAGTTGTAATGCCtcacttgaattctttgcttgtAGCAGGTGGACAAACTTGTCTAGTTCGAAGTACAGGTACTCCCACAAAGACAAAAGAGAAGGACCGATTCCTTTCGGCAATGCGAGTGATGGAGCCACTCAGAAAGGCGATATCTCAGATACCCCCTCGCATCAGAAACAAGAGACAAGATGCAAGCTCAAGCCAAGCCGCTCCGAGCCAGAAACCAAAAACAAGGAAGACTTGGATTCACAAGACTCTCCAGCCTATCAAGAcacaacaagattcaagaagactCCAGCAACCGCCATCAACCAACGGCGCAGAGAAGACTACAGAGTTTAGAATAGGAGCTTTTTCTTTCATCTTTTGTAACTCTTGTAAGTCGACGAGGGCGTCGACAGCTTAA